Proteins encoded in a region of the Tumebacillus sp. BK434 genome:
- a CDS encoding carbon-nitrogen hydrolase family protein: MTTPLIGTVTYELKPLQSYEEYWQTVQMHVQSAQRQNVRLLVFPEYQTAQLLSLQPSMTHAEAVAYLDGYTEEYETRFSQLAQENELTILGGTHIVKEGDGYVNKAYLFYPDGRIETQNKVHTTPEERKVWHLKPGEDFAVFDTEIGKVAILTCYDIEFPETARIVADMGAEIILCPSYTDAPAGFYRVRYCAQARAVENQLLVVMSGLVGSVPGVEQIDMAYSQGAVFAPCDYPFPPDGILSEGVLNASMVTTAPIDLDRLQENRTMGNVSPYFDRKPEVYAKQSKSLPL, from the coding sequence ATGACAACTCCGCTCATAGGTACGGTGACGTACGAACTCAAGCCGCTGCAGTCGTATGAGGAATACTGGCAGACGGTGCAGATGCATGTGCAGTCGGCACAGCGTCAAAATGTAAGACTTTTGGTGTTCCCGGAGTATCAGACCGCGCAGTTGCTTTCGCTTCAGCCGTCGATGACGCATGCGGAAGCGGTGGCGTATCTGGACGGATATACCGAGGAGTATGAGACGCGTTTCTCGCAGCTGGCTCAGGAGAATGAGCTGACTATCCTCGGCGGCACGCATATCGTCAAGGAAGGCGACGGCTATGTGAACAAAGCTTATCTGTTTTACCCGGACGGCCGCATCGAAACGCAAAACAAAGTCCACACCACGCCGGAAGAGCGCAAGGTCTGGCACCTGAAGCCGGGCGAAGATTTTGCCGTATTTGACACGGAGATCGGCAAAGTGGCCATTCTGACGTGCTACGACATCGAGTTCCCGGAGACGGCGCGCATCGTCGCCGACATGGGAGCGGAGATCATCCTCTGCCCGTCCTACACCGATGCGCCGGCCGGCTTCTACCGCGTCCGCTACTGCGCGCAGGCGCGGGCGGTGGAGAACCAGCTGCTGGTCGTGATGAGCGGCCTGGTCGGTTCCGTCCCGGGCGTCGAGCAGATCGACATGGCCTACTCCCAAGGCGCGGTGTTTGCGCCGTGCGACTACCCGTTCCCTCCGGACGGCATCCTCTCCGAAGGCGTGCTCAACGCCAGCATGGTCACCACGGCGCCGATCGACCTCGACCGCCTGCAGGAGAACCGCACGATGGGCAACGTCTCCCCTTATTTTGACCGCAAACCGGAAGTTTACGCCAAGCAAAGCAAAAGCCTGCCTCTCTAA
- a CDS encoding GNAT family N-acetyltransferase, whose product MTVQVRPYSLADYEGLLEVQREAFPPPFPEELWWQKEQIAAHVNTFPRGAMCAEVDGVIAGSATSLLIKYDGKPHTWAQVSDNGWIQRSHRPDGDSLYGIDVCVRPSFRGQGVAGALYQARQKLVVELGLKRFLAGCRIPNFHEHAARMSADEYVQRVVSGEIYDLVLSFMLKQGLRPLQVLDDYLDDEESLHKAVLVEWPNPNF is encoded by the coding sequence GTGACCGTACAAGTTCGTCCCTATTCGCTCGCAGATTATGAAGGATTGCTTGAGGTGCAGCGAGAAGCGTTTCCGCCTCCTTTTCCGGAAGAATTATGGTGGCAGAAAGAGCAGATCGCAGCGCATGTGAACACCTTCCCCCGAGGCGCGATGTGCGCAGAGGTGGACGGCGTGATCGCCGGATCGGCGACGTCGCTTCTGATCAAGTATGACGGCAAGCCGCACACGTGGGCGCAAGTGTCGGACAACGGCTGGATTCAACGCAGCCATCGGCCGGACGGCGACAGCTTGTACGGCATCGACGTCTGTGTGCGCCCGTCGTTTCGCGGCCAGGGCGTGGCCGGGGCTCTGTATCAGGCCCGGCAGAAGCTGGTCGTCGAGCTTGGGCTGAAGCGCTTTTTGGCCGGATGCCGGATTCCAAACTTTCATGAGCATGCCGCCCGGATGAGCGCAGACGAGTATGTGCAGCGCGTCGTGAGCGGCGAGATCTATGATCTCGTGCTGTCGTTTATGCTCAAGCAGGGGCTGCGGCCTTTGCAGGTGCTCGATGACTATCTGGATGATGAAGAGTCGTTACACAAAGCGGTTCTGGTCGAATGGCCGAACCCGAACTTCTAA
- a CDS encoding ABC transporter transmembrane domain-containing protein, with amino-acid sequence MSIFRDLMWYFKMEKKAYATGVIILLFVAALNLIPPYVIGVVVDDINGGTLTGAELAKWLVLLFVIGVGIYVLRYIWRIYIFGAAFRMSRLLRNRLYKHFTNLSPQFYHKRRTGDLMAHATNDISAIELTAGDGVLTLVDSVAMGGAVIIAMAATISWELTLITLLPMPIMVYAEAKYGNLLHERFHKAQEAFSTLNDKVQENIAGVRVVKAFGQEDAEKKEFENLTRDTAQKNIQVAKIDSLFDPTISLVVGLAFFLAVSFGGWFVVQGKLTLGQLTQFTMLLGHLIWPMLAFGWLFNIVERGRASYDRVDALLNIKSEVWNKEDAAKEVPSGDISYDIDSFAYPEKETPALQDIRVELKQGQTLGIVGKTGAGKSTLLRLLLREFDVTEGDIGIGKTSIYDYKLRWLRAAIGYVPQDHFLFSATVAENIAFGKPDATMDDVIMAAKIACIHDDILRFEDGYKTVVGERGVTLSGGQKQRISIARALLMNPEVLILDDSLSAVDAKTEKAILDALKEYRQNKTTLISAHRLSAIEHAERIIVLEDGKIAERGMHDELMEADGWYAMMYRNQQLESLVEQGGGTGHGHAKTDALPDSAS; translated from the coding sequence ATGAGCATTTTTCGAGATTTGATGTGGTATTTCAAGATGGAGAAGAAAGCGTACGCCACAGGAGTGATCATCCTCCTGTTCGTCGCCGCCCTCAACTTGATCCCGCCGTATGTGATCGGCGTGGTCGTCGATGACATCAACGGGGGGACGCTGACCGGGGCGGAGCTGGCCAAGTGGCTGGTCCTGCTGTTTGTGATCGGCGTGGGGATCTATGTGCTGCGCTATATCTGGCGGATCTACATCTTCGGAGCGGCCTTCCGCATGAGCCGGCTGCTGCGCAACCGTCTGTACAAACATTTCACCAACCTGTCGCCGCAGTTCTACCACAAGCGCCGCACCGGAGACTTGATGGCGCACGCGACCAACGACATTTCGGCGATCGAGTTGACCGCAGGTGACGGCGTGCTGACGCTGGTCGACTCGGTGGCGATGGGCGGCGCCGTGATCATCGCCATGGCGGCGACGATCTCCTGGGAGCTGACCCTGATCACCTTGCTGCCGATGCCGATCATGGTCTATGCCGAAGCCAAATACGGCAACCTGCTCCACGAGCGCTTTCACAAAGCGCAGGAGGCTTTCTCCACGTTGAATGACAAAGTGCAGGAGAACATCGCCGGCGTGCGCGTCGTCAAAGCGTTCGGACAGGAAGACGCCGAGAAAAAAGAGTTTGAGAACCTGACCCGCGACACCGCGCAGAAAAACATCCAAGTCGCCAAGATCGACTCGCTGTTCGACCCGACGATCTCGCTGGTCGTCGGACTCGCCTTTTTCCTTGCCGTCTCGTTTGGCGGCTGGTTCGTCGTCCAGGGGAAGCTGACCCTCGGCCAGCTCACCCAGTTCACGATGCTGCTCGGCCATCTGATCTGGCCGATGCTGGCGTTCGGCTGGCTGTTCAACATCGTCGAGCGCGGCCGCGCGTCGTATGACCGCGTCGATGCCCTGCTCAACATCAAGTCGGAAGTCTGGAACAAGGAAGACGCTGCGAAGGAAGTCCCGAGCGGCGACATCAGCTACGACATCGACAGCTTCGCCTATCCGGAAAAAGAGACCCCGGCCCTGCAGGACATCCGCGTCGAGCTGAAACAAGGCCAGACGCTGGGCATCGTCGGCAAGACGGGCGCAGGCAAGTCGACGCTTTTGCGCCTGCTCCTGCGCGAGTTTGACGTGACCGAAGGGGACATTGGGATCGGCAAAACGTCGATCTACGACTACAAACTGCGCTGGCTGCGCGCGGCGATCGGCTATGTGCCGCAGGATCATTTCCTGTTCTCGGCCACAGTCGCGGAAAACATCGCATTCGGCAAGCCGGACGCGACGATGGACGACGTGATCATGGCGGCGAAGATCGCCTGTATTCACGACGACATCCTGCGCTTTGAAGACGGCTACAAAACGGTCGTCGGCGAGCGCGGCGTGACGCTGTCCGGCGGGCAGAAGCAGCGCATTTCCATCGCGCGCGCGCTGCTGATGAACCCGGAAGTGCTGATCCTCGACGACTCGTTGTCGGCGGTGGACGCCAAGACGGAAAAAGCGATCCTCGACGCGCTGAAAGAGTATCGCCAGAACAAAACCACGCTGATCTCCGCGCATCGCCTCTCAGCGATCGAACATGCTGAAAGGATCATCGTGCTCGAAGACGGCAAGATCGCCGAGCGGGGCATGCATGACGAGCTGATGGAGGCGGACGGCTGGTATGCGATGATGTATCGCAACCAGCAGCTGGAGTCGCTGGTGGAACAAGGAGGTGGAACCGGCCATGGTCATGCGAAGACTGATGCGCTACCTGATTCCGCATCGTAA
- a CDS encoding ABC transporter ATP-binding protein, protein MVMRRLMRYLIPHRKTLLIAFGMLALATAADVAGPQLVRIFIDDYLTPRQFDREMLILLGAGYLILHIAGVTINYFQLLSFHKIAHWIVRQLRMDVFSKVQHLGLEFFDRTPGGSLVSRITNDTEAVKELFVSVLSAFVQSIVLMVGILIGLFILDPRLAALFLVVAPLVVGLMWFYRKISSKVFHLSREKLSQLNARLNESIQGMTIIQAFHQEKRMREEFGQTNEEHYQANMKRLKINGLLLRPMVDLLYMFALIMILGYFGYNSLTTAISIGVIYAFLNYLDRFFEPVNQMMFRLAQLQEALVAAERVFQLLDQDRYAPQQEGGDNPTVQDGLIEFKNVTFSYDGVNPVLKNISFTAKPGQTVALVGHTGSGKSTIINLLMRFYNITEGEVTIDGAPLRSFSDAELRKKLGLVLQDPFLFVGDVKQNIRLHNMEISDEEILEAAKFVQADPFIQKLPHGYDEPVGERGATFSSGQRQLLSFARTVALNPKILVLDEATASVDTETEEMIQSALEKMRRGRTTIAIAHRLSTIQDADLILVLHQGVVVERGTHQELLAEQGLYHKMYLLQQGAVETAAV, encoded by the coding sequence ATGGTCATGCGAAGACTGATGCGCTACCTGATTCCGCATCGTAAGACGCTCCTCATCGCCTTTGGGATGCTGGCGCTGGCGACGGCTGCCGATGTGGCAGGGCCGCAGCTGGTGCGGATTTTTATCGACGACTACCTCACGCCGCGGCAGTTTGACCGCGAGATGCTGATCCTGCTTGGGGCAGGCTATCTCATCCTGCACATCGCAGGCGTGACGATCAACTATTTTCAACTGTTATCCTTCCATAAGATCGCACACTGGATCGTCCGCCAACTGCGGATGGACGTGTTCAGCAAAGTGCAGCATTTAGGGCTGGAATTTTTCGACCGCACGCCGGGCGGGTCGCTCGTCTCCCGGATCACCAACGACACGGAAGCGGTCAAGGAGCTTTTTGTCTCCGTGCTCTCCGCGTTTGTGCAGAGCATCGTCTTGATGGTCGGCATTCTGATCGGCCTGTTCATCCTCGATCCGCGTCTGGCCGCCCTGTTCCTGGTCGTGGCACCGCTGGTCGTCGGCCTGATGTGGTTCTACCGCAAGATCAGTTCGAAAGTGTTTCACCTCTCCCGTGAGAAGCTGAGCCAGCTCAACGCGCGGTTAAATGAATCGATCCAAGGCATGACGATCATCCAGGCGTTCCATCAGGAGAAGCGGATGCGTGAAGAGTTTGGCCAGACCAACGAAGAGCATTACCAGGCGAACATGAAGCGGCTGAAGATCAACGGCCTGCTGCTGCGTCCGATGGTCGACCTGCTCTACATGTTTGCGCTGATCATGATCCTCGGCTACTTCGGTTACAACTCGCTGACCACCGCCATTTCGATCGGCGTGATCTACGCCTTCCTGAACTACCTCGACCGCTTCTTCGAGCCGGTCAACCAGATGATGTTCCGTCTGGCCCAGCTGCAGGAAGCGCTGGTCGCAGCGGAGCGCGTGTTCCAACTGCTCGACCAAGACCGCTATGCACCGCAGCAGGAAGGCGGCGACAACCCGACCGTTCAGGACGGGCTGATCGAGTTCAAAAACGTGACCTTCTCCTACGACGGAGTCAACCCGGTGCTGAAAAACATCTCCTTCACCGCCAAGCCGGGCCAGACGGTCGCTTTGGTCGGGCATACGGGAAGCGGGAAGAGCACGATCATCAACCTGTTGATGCGCTTTTACAACATCACCGAAGGGGAGGTCACCATCGACGGTGCGCCGCTGCGGTCGTTCTCCGACGCGGAGCTGCGCAAGAAGCTGGGCCTCGTGCTGCAGGATCCGTTCCTGTTCGTCGGCGATGTGAAACAGAACATCCGCCTGCACAACATGGAGATCAGCGATGAAGAGATCCTCGAAGCGGCGAAGTTTGTGCAAGCCGACCCGTTCATCCAGAAGCTCCCGCACGGCTATGACGAGCCGGTCGGCGAGCGCGGAGCGACCTTCTCCAGCGGTCAGAGACAGCTGCTCAGCTTCGCCCGCACGGTGGCCTTGAACCCGAAGATCCTCGTGCTGGACGAAGCGACGGCGAGCGTGGACACGGAGACGGAAGAGATGATCCAAAGTGCGCTCGAAAAGATGCGCCGCGGCCGCACGACGATCGCGATCGCGCACCGCCTCTCGACGATCCAGGACGCCGACCTGATCCTCGTCCTGCACCAAGGCGTCGTCGTCGAGCGCGGCACGCACCAGGAACTGCTCGCCGAGCAGGGCCTCTACCACAAGATGTACCTCCTTCAGCAAGGCGCGGTGGAGACCGCGGCGGTTTAG
- a CDS encoding helix-hairpin-helix domain-containing protein — MASITPKGSAWEWGKSLWMIWTLPFGMLTWISFWYIAFRTKQKKWAFWGVVYFAATVFFFAYADAKNEGSLLGELAVPVILLTWVVGIFHARLARKEYLLRIVALSQLKGRNIEELKNQIELEYDVDIDAVNQSKKLIKAVESKDGAQRLVKDTPEEPARAVAAQTAASAAPAAPGAELEDFSEEDLAEATKSSIAPPVTAERGPEGPVDINNDPKERIASLPKVGIVLAMKAVSIRETQGAFRSVEHFVEAVGLKPHVAEQLRDHIVIGPKK; from the coding sequence ATGGCTTCCATTACACCGAAGGGCAGCGCCTGGGAGTGGGGCAAGTCGCTGTGGATGATCTGGACTTTGCCGTTTGGGATGTTGACGTGGATTTCGTTTTGGTACATCGCGTTTCGGACGAAACAGAAGAAGTGGGCGTTCTGGGGCGTGGTGTATTTTGCGGCCACCGTGTTTTTCTTTGCGTATGCCGACGCCAAGAACGAAGGTTCGCTGCTCGGGGAACTGGCAGTTCCGGTGATCCTGCTGACCTGGGTGGTCGGCATCTTCCACGCGCGGCTGGCGCGCAAGGAATACCTGTTGCGCATCGTCGCCTTGTCGCAGTTGAAAGGCCGCAACATCGAAGAGCTGAAAAATCAGATCGAACTGGAATACGACGTTGACATCGACGCGGTCAACCAGTCGAAAAAGCTGATCAAAGCGGTGGAATCAAAGGACGGGGCGCAGCGGCTCGTCAAAGACACACCGGAGGAGCCGGCCCGGGCAGTCGCCGCGCAGACGGCGGCGAGCGCTGCGCCTGCAGCGCCGGGTGCGGAGCTGGAGGATTTTTCGGAGGAGGATCTGGCCGAAGCGACCAAGTCGTCAATCGCGCCGCCGGTGACGGCAGAGCGCGGGCCGGAGGGACCGGTCGACATCAACAACGATCCGAAGGAGCGCATCGCGTCGCTGCCGAAAGTCGGCATCGTGCTGGCGATGAAGGCGGTGTCGATCCGCGAGACGCAAGGCGCGTTCCGATCGGTCGAGCACTTTGTGGAAGCGGTCGGCTTGAAGCCGCACGTCGCGGAGCAGCTGCGCGACCACATCGTCATCGGTCCAAAGAAATAA
- a CDS encoding sulfurtransferase: MASNLVSMDWLLAHLHDPEVRVVDCRFVLGQPDAGVSAYQQGHLPGAVYFDLERDLSAPKAEHGGRHPLPDAMLLAAKLGAQGIGNGHHIVAYDDQGGAMASRFWWLLKYLGHERVSVLNGSYTAWKAAGHPVTAEAAPVSKTEFIAHSQTDFLVHMNEVRTKLGDPGTVLIDSREAVRYQGLQEPIDPVAGHIPGAVNHFWKDSLQEDGTWKTADEQRERFADIDPDKEVIVYCGSGVTATPNILALQEAGHRKVRLYLGSWSDWCSYPENPIATSKEEG, translated from the coding sequence ATGGCTTCCAATTTGGTAAGCATGGACTGGCTGCTGGCGCATCTGCACGATCCGGAGGTGCGCGTGGTGGACTGCCGCTTTGTGTTGGGGCAGCCGGACGCAGGGGTGAGCGCGTATCAGCAAGGTCACCTGCCGGGTGCGGTCTATTTTGATCTGGAACGCGATCTGTCCGCACCGAAGGCGGAGCACGGCGGGCGCCACCCGCTGCCCGATGCAATGCTGCTCGCCGCGAAGCTCGGCGCACAAGGCATCGGCAACGGGCACCACATCGTCGCTTATGACGATCAGGGCGGGGCGATGGCGTCGCGCTTCTGGTGGCTGCTCAAATACCTTGGGCATGAGCGGGTCTCGGTGCTGAACGGCTCCTACACGGCCTGGAAGGCGGCCGGGCATCCGGTGACGGCAGAGGCGGCGCCCGTTTCCAAGACGGAGTTTATCGCGCACAGCCAAACGGACTTTTTGGTGCATATGAATGAGGTAAGAACGAAGCTTGGCGATCCGGGGACGGTGTTGATCGACTCGCGGGAAGCGGTGCGCTACCAAGGGCTGCAGGAGCCGATCGATCCGGTGGCCGGCCACATTCCGGGTGCGGTGAACCACTTCTGGAAGGATTCGCTGCAAGAAGACGGCACGTGGAAGACGGCGGACGAGCAGCGGGAGCGTTTTGCAGACATCGATCCGGACAAGGAAGTGATCGTGTACTGCGGCTCCGGCGTCACGGCGACGCCGAACATTTTGGCGCTGCAGGAGGCGGGGCATCGCAAGGTGCGGTTGTACCTCGGCTCGTGGAGCGACTGGTGCTCGTATCCGGAGAACCCGATCGCCACTTCGAAGGAAGAAGGGTAG
- a CDS encoding toprim domain-containing protein, whose translation MYVARKVIIVEGKTDKRRLLELLAEPVEVICTYGTLSEEKIEDMIVPLQAEEDVYILVDADDAGNKMRSQLKRELPNARHLYTRRMYREVATTPIDYLIEVLVKAHFEIKTDYML comes from the coding sequence ATGTATGTTGCCCGTAAAGTGATCATCGTCGAAGGGAAAACGGACAAACGGCGGCTCTTGGAGCTGCTCGCGGAACCTGTGGAAGTCATCTGCACCTACGGCACGTTGTCGGAAGAGAAGATCGAAGACATGATCGTGCCGCTGCAAGCGGAGGAAGACGTCTATATTCTGGTCGACGCGGATGACGCCGGCAACAAGATGCGCTCGCAGTTAAAACGGGAACTGCCCAACGCCCGCCATCTGTACACGCGGCGGATGTATCGGGAAGTGGCGACGACGCCGATCGATTATCTGATCGAGGTGTTGGTGAAGGCACACTTTGAGATCAAAACGGACTATATGCTCTAA
- a CDS encoding DUF423 domain-containing protein: protein MSTFVRIGAINLLLAVALGAFGAHGLEGKITDHYLEIWKTGVQYHMLHGTAILLVALLSQYLGGAPKAVKAAGYLFQAGIVLFAGSLYVLAVTGIGVLGAITPLGGVCFLSGWALLAYAAGKRTK from the coding sequence TTGTCGACTTTTGTACGGATCGGTGCGATCAACCTGCTGCTCGCGGTGGCGCTGGGCGCGTTTGGCGCGCACGGGCTGGAGGGGAAGATCACCGATCATTATTTAGAGATCTGGAAGACGGGCGTGCAGTACCACATGCTGCATGGCACGGCGATTTTGCTGGTGGCGCTGCTGTCGCAGTATTTGGGCGGCGCGCCGAAAGCGGTCAAGGCGGCAGGGTACCTGTTCCAAGCGGGGATCGTGCTGTTTGCCGGCAGCCTGTACGTGCTGGCCGTGACCGGCATCGGCGTGCTCGGCGCGATCACGCCGCTTGGCGGGGTCTGCTTCTTGAGCGGCTGGGCGCTGTTGGCGTATGCAGCAGGCAAGCGAACGAAATAG
- a CDS encoding spore germination protein, with amino-acid sequence MHRKLRENQKFLEELFADSSDFVIRAFEIEKSRKAICIFVDGLVDTAQVNLMLKALMIDEGQAGTAKRISLAALPSSQITEVGDFRDLVRSVLAGDTGILIDGNDTGLVLGLRGGELRSVNEPETEKVVRGPREGFVENLRTNTALLRRKLRTPNLKMKPLVAGTESNTNLVVSYLEGIADPKVVDEVVGRLQKIEIDAILESGYVEELIQDSTNSPFPQVQYTERPDSVAAALLEGRVAIFIDGTPFVLIVPTTFWQLMQASEDYYERYQIATLVRWLRYAFLLISLFTPSLYIAVTTFHQAMLPTPLLLSIAAAREAIPFPAVVEAFIMEIAFEALREAGIRLPKMVGQAVSILGALVVGQAAVEAGIVSAPMVIIVSVTGIASFTIPRYNASIAFRMLRFPLMIAAALFGIYGIIIGGLFILGHLANLRSFGIPYLSPTGPLSVGDLKDVVIRAPWYAMKKRPEFLSTANPDRLGKDMQEEIERQDGQKGKWIEHGSGEGKA; translated from the coding sequence ATCCATCGGAAGCTGCGGGAGAACCAGAAGTTTCTGGAAGAGCTGTTCGCAGACAGCTCCGATTTTGTCATTCGGGCGTTTGAGATTGAGAAGTCGCGGAAGGCGATCTGCATCTTCGTCGACGGCCTTGTCGACACCGCACAGGTCAACCTGATGCTGAAAGCGCTGATGATCGACGAAGGCCAGGCCGGCACCGCCAAGCGAATCTCCTTGGCTGCGCTGCCCTCTTCGCAGATCACCGAAGTCGGGGACTTCCGCGACCTCGTCCGCTCGGTCCTCGCCGGGGACACCGGCATCCTGATCGACGGCAACGATACGGGCCTCGTTCTCGGCCTGCGCGGCGGGGAGCTGCGCTCCGTCAACGAGCCGGAGACAGAAAAGGTCGTCCGCGGCCCCCGCGAAGGCTTTGTCGAGAATCTGCGCACCAACACCGCCCTCCTGCGCCGCAAACTGCGCACGCCTAATCTGAAGATGAAACCGCTGGTCGCCGGTACCGAAAGCAACACCAACCTCGTCGTCTCCTACCTCGAGGGCATCGCCGACCCGAAAGTCGTCGACGAAGTGGTCGGCCGTCTGCAGAAGATCGAGATCGATGCCATCCTCGAATCGGGCTATGTCGAAGAACTGATCCAGGACAGCACCAACTCGCCCTTCCCGCAGGTCCAGTACACCGAGCGGCCCGACTCTGTCGCCGCCGCCCTGCTCGAAGGGCGGGTCGCCATCTTCATCGACGGCACTCCGTTCGTCCTGATTGTGCCGACGACGTTCTGGCAGCTGATGCAGGCCAGCGAGGACTACTACGAACGCTACCAGATCGCCACACTGGTCCGCTGGCTGCGCTATGCGTTTCTGCTCATCTCGCTGTTTACACCGTCCTTATACATCGCCGTCACCACCTTCCACCAAGCGATGCTGCCGACGCCGCTTTTGCTCAGCATCGCGGCGGCCCGGGAAGCGATCCCTTTCCCGGCGGTCGTCGAGGCGTTCATCATGGAGATCGCCTTCGAAGCGCTGCGCGAAGCCGGCATCCGGCTCCCGAAGATGGTCGGACAGGCCGTCTCCATCCTCGGCGCCCTCGTCGTCGGCCAAGCGGCTGTTGAAGCGGGGATCGTTTCCGCCCCGATGGTAATCATCGTCTCCGTCACCGGGATCGCCTCATTTACCATCCCGCGCTATAACGCGTCGATCGCCTTTCGGATGCTGCGCTTTCCGTTGATGATCGCGGCGGCGCTCTTTGGCATCTACGGCATCATCATCGGAGGCCTGTTTATCCTCGGGCACCTTGCCAATCTGCGCTCGTTCGGCATTCCCTATCTCTCCCCGACCGGCCCGCTTTCGGTCGGCGACCTCAAGGACGTGGTGATCCGCGCGCCTTGGTACGCGATGAAAAAGCGCCCCGAGTTCCTCTCCACCGCCAACCCGGATCGCTTAGGGAAAGACATGCAAGAAGAGATCGAGCGGCAGGACGGGCAAAAAGGTAAATGGATTGAGCATGGAAGCGGGGAGGGGAAAGCATGA
- a CDS encoding Ger(x)C family spore germination protein has product MRNKRVLLVAITLLLALTQTGCWDRTEVNDIAIVLATAYDLEEDGKFRVSVQLPLPGQLGGNTGGGGGTSGSTSFYVDSETGVSIRDASERLQQRMPRQLFYAHRRVMVIGQEFARAGIRPVFDAAARIPENRLTASIVIAGGKGYELLNRQPRFERFSSEGIREIVNAESVFNATIKDVAQNLSLTGIDALIPIVVSHASEGTEQKNKEVQFGNYAAFHDDKMTGTLKGEGIEGIRWLKERIKPYSVTLYMDGDKTVLVNVYKGNSSVKPVRRKDHFHYQVKVNATAYVLENLDGIDLSSPDSIQTLNRAMEARIRESVLAAAKDMQRMNSDFCGLGLVIARKYPQEWRNTYHKQWGDELQKATFDVQAKVNISRIGLTSENLAKKGEKE; this is encoded by the coding sequence ATGAGAAACAAGCGAGTTCTGCTCGTGGCGATCACGCTGTTGCTGGCGCTGACCCAGACCGGCTGTTGGGACCGCACCGAAGTCAACGACATTGCGATCGTGCTGGCCACCGCCTACGATCTCGAAGAGGACGGCAAGTTCCGCGTCTCCGTACAGTTGCCGCTGCCCGGCCAGCTCGGAGGCAACACGGGCGGCGGAGGCGGCACCTCCGGCTCGACCAGCTTTTATGTCGATTCGGAGACCGGCGTGTCCATTCGCGACGCTTCCGAGCGGCTACAGCAGCGGATGCCCCGCCAGCTGTTCTACGCGCACCGCCGGGTGATGGTGATCGGCCAAGAGTTTGCGCGGGCGGGGATTCGTCCCGTGTTCGACGCCGCGGCGCGGATCCCGGAGAATCGCCTCACCGCCTCCATCGTCATCGCCGGCGGCAAAGGTTATGAGCTGCTGAACCGGCAGCCGCGCTTCGAACGCTTTTCCAGCGAAGGGATTCGCGAGATCGTCAACGCCGAATCGGTCTTCAACGCCACGATCAAAGACGTCGCGCAAAATTTGAGCCTGACGGGCATCGATGCGCTGATCCCGATCGTCGTCTCTCACGCCAGCGAAGGCACCGAGCAGAAAAACAAAGAGGTGCAATTTGGCAACTACGCCGCGTTCCATGACGACAAGATGACCGGTACGCTCAAAGGTGAGGGGATCGAGGGGATACGCTGGCTGAAAGAGCGGATCAAGCCCTATTCGGTTACGCTGTACATGGACGGCGACAAGACCGTGCTGGTCAACGTGTACAAAGGCAATTCCAGTGTCAAGCCCGTTCGCAGGAAGGATCACTTTCATTATCAGGTCAAAGTCAACGCCACCGCCTACGTACTGGAAAACCTAGACGGGATCGACCTGAGCTCCCCGGACAGCATTCAGACATTGAATCGCGCCATGGAAGCGCGCATCCGCGAGTCGGTCTTGGCAGCGGCCAAAGACATGCAGAGGATGAATTCAGACTTCTGCGGGCTGGGACTGGTCATCGCGCGCAAGTATCCTCAGGAATGGCGGAACACGTACCACAAGCAGTGGGGTGATGAACTGCAGAAAGCCACGTTTGACGTGCAGGCGAAAGTCAACATCTCGCGCATCGGCCTGACCTCGGAAAACCTCGCCAAGAAGGGGGAGAAAGAATGA